The stretch of DNA TCTAGtaacaataaaacaagattatccgtactcCATAGCAcattaaagtgtttttaattaaataatgatctccttgatatacgtacaactccgtccatgaactaaatatttctgaattaattttgaaaatcagaagaataaatgacgtacccatgaacatcaaattaatcaaaaacaatcaaattgtctttcaaatcagtgaaatattgcgtaaaactggttcaaaaacacgcatagatagaaaatcaacaagaatcatgtTATTAATTGACGAGGAACTCGcactaacaaaatataaaagaaatgtatggaataggcaGTAAAAGTGCAAGGACacaaatgttaacatattagaatatctaGAATGGGCAAttgatgcttttgttttcatccacacatttgacaaaaaaaatgaatgagttatctttttgtagagtttaaatttctactgtttaggaagtttgcataaaaaagtaggcattatttaaggggcacagagtaatgCCAAAGTACAGGAGACTAGATCTCCATTtaaactttggactccaatagactatttttcatgcaaaagtatctaaaatatcaaaatagtcaaattaAACGGGTGCTATACCTCTTAAGATTATTATTCAATGATTATGAAGTATCCAAATGAGTTAAaggaacaatatgtagctcagagctacaatgTGTCTACTTtgggattgagggccattcccagagtgagaaccatagtttcataacaaacgcgtcaaattacttgaaatttggtcatgatgtttctgaagcaattttctaaaaataattttattaAAAGATAAGGGTGTTGACTGATTatatttagagcaaattcttgctttaccaagaaaacctaattaccacttttcagttgttgtactttaagacatgtttaaagtcattctAAGTATATTTAGATGCCttgttttaagcacataccatcaatggttacgaaaatcaTTTAGTCACGtaatttgttcaataattatgccaatattcaaaaatttcagcagcaaaagcttaggccttacttggcgggaaaggtttggtgatcacaaaaaagtggcatttccttgctttagtggCCTTGTTCTAACGCCCGCGAAAGGATTGATTAACACCCAACAATTTTGTCTGATCATTTCTTTATGGATATTTCTATTTTAATTTGGGGTGCGATGGTCAGAGGGGTGAACCTCCCCCGGCCAACGAAGATAGCCCGAACACATCGTGCTTAAAttgttccgataggcagtgtcgcAGTCCGTGTCAGATTGGCTCTCCATCTGCGGGTGTTGGTAgagtctaaaagtttccttgagaaaggtggggggaggagaatcgacccggggacctctctcaaaTCAATAATGTTGTACcttatcaaaagaaaaaggtgGGGCTCAACATATTCATGTTCAATGATCACCACTGGTCTTTGGATGTCCGAAGCGATCAAATAAGTTGCCCTGATTCCTGTTCTAGAACAGAAAACCACTATTGACGAAGTCCTTGAGCCAATCCGAAATTAATTTCTACATTATGCATGAATTGGTCCATGCTTCATCTTTCTTAGCTTCAtagactttcttcaagcctttaCATATCCATATACCAATGCGCATGGCCTGTCCTTAGGTTTTTAACCGCCCTGcacattttgttcattttcctcAATTGTTTTAATGCACCCCATTCAACATCCTAAATGGACAAATGCTAACGAGCGCTCGGTAATCGTCTCTCTTGATAGTTCCTTGGACCTCCTCTCAGGGCCTTCATGACGCCCTTTTCGATGTACTTTGTCGTTGTGGCCATCGCGATTGGAGAAGACTTCAAGATTTtagttggaaaattgaagcaaacagGATGTCAAATTAATTCCACCCGTCTCCCTCTAAAGAATTCGTGTCTAGTGGGATGATAACgcttttggtttgaaatatgAACAGAAGGCGAACCCCCTTTAAAAGAAGATAAGTTAACAAATATGTCTAACGGAATTGACCACCACGATATAGGTCCTCCTCATCACTCGCCACGTCGCAACGTTTCAAATGAAGTGGAACGAGCCTCTGCGACATAGGTGGGTGGAATGATAGTGTGATATAGGTTGCGTGCATGTATGCTTACATATTTCCGATCCTAtgtctttgttcttcttttcccACGTCTTGTTCATTCTTCTACTGCACGTACGTCTGGTCTTATCATAAAGACCTCCTTCCAAACCTTATCTTTGGTCGGTCTAACTATTCCAATAGGAGTTGAGGTTAGTCAAACACGAGAACTTTTCACTGCGTTAAATTTGAttggcaatcatcatttgaCGGTCCAAAAATTTCCCATTGCTACAAACTtcgtaaaatgaaaaatgctaTCCACAGAAATTCTGAAAGATTTAGCAATTACACTAATCATGATAATTACAAATGCACTTGATGTAAGTGGACATAGGGTGGTCTTTTCCTGTTGACGAGCCCCTCATGCCCACTGAGAGCCAGTTAACGGCATCTTCTAACTTGATTAGTTCATCCAACAAGAAAGAGTTGCCTTGCATCGATTTATGGCTAATATTTTGTTCAGTTTGGTGtcaaaagtgatgaaaatttgGTATTTGGCAGACGACGAATTGGTGTAAAACATCACTGAAGCAAGCTCAAATCACTTGTGTATAAGGGCAATCGAGATTGACTTGTGCTCAAAACTTGTCTTAAAGTTCTTGAACTTTAAGACAGATTGCCAGATCAGATTTTTGAACTCGAAGAGTTGGCGAGTTGCGTTTTCCCACCTTATCTGATTCATTTTATGCAACCCCCTTATCGCACCTCCCCTATTCAGTAATAGAAATTCATGGACCTTGAGAATTAGTAAAACTAAGTCCTAGATCCTGTTTAAGGATAATGGTAAGTTCCAAGTTGTGCCTGTCTCATAGTTTGCTCGTCAAGTgaaagattattcatttggtCGGCTGCTTCACGGTAGTTCTACTTGTAGTtcgacatttttggaccaaatttctCATGAAAGATGGTTTTCGTTCGCTAGCGGTATATGCGTAGAAAGGTTCAGGCGATTGGAGGTGAGTCTAATTTTACAGGTGAAAATATCCCACCCTTATAAGGATGTTTCAAAAAACGTATCAAAATGGGAccaattaaaaaataaaaagagctCAGGTTATTTGTGATGCGGGTGACATTCCCCGGGTACGGATCAATTGGCACAGTACATTGTCTGGACTTCTGTGGAGACCTCCTCTTCCAAActgattttcaaggaaaaggaaTTCGCTCTTGAGGCACTAAATTGTGACTACCCACCCTGGAACGTGTAAGCTAATACGAGTGGAATTTTATTCTCTGACCGTGTTTGATGATCACACTCAATTGTAGTCAAGGAGCATTATAGTACTTTGTTGGGAATCTGggcaatttttccattttatgaTCAAGTGGCTGGCAACTAGTTCAATAACACTTACTTGGGGGATGACAGCGTCATTTGAGCACGTGGAGAGGCGCTTAAAGCTGATCATTGACTAAAGAGCAAGATCAGCCGCTTCATTGTCACCGAACCCAATCAAATGCAGCAGGATGTTTCTTTCTGAGTCAAGATCGAATTGACCGCAAAACAGCCAAAAGGCACGTCTCTCCGAAATCTCAGTCGAGGATCCAACCTCAAGTGGGATTCATTCACTTACCTAGGTGGGTGTGGGTCGGAACCAAAAAAGATCCTAGAGATTTGCTCGGGTACTTCATGAATGGCCAACCGCGATTGGGCCTCGGCCAACTCGCCTCTTTCCTCTGAGGAGGCCATTACGATGATTGCGATGGTGATTGGATGAGTGATAATGAAAATTCTCGTGCTCTCGTTTCAGAGCCTCTCCTTGGTCCCCCCTTTTGTGGACAACCGTCTAATGATTCAATGTAAGATCACGAGCAGACACTTCTTCAACACCCTGGTACGTCGACGATTCGATTCAGAGTCCCTTCCGAAACGATATGACCGCCAAGGACATTGGACAATATCATGGAAAATGATATCTGAAACACGAATGAGCGGCCCACGACCGTGTTTGCCATGTTGGTGGAGGTGGACTTCCCAGGTACAGAATGCACGTCCAGCGCACACTATGTAGTACAGTACTAGTTGGTCTGTCAAATTTACCCATTGGTGCGATAAAGAGGCTCTTTCGCTTGGGTATGACCTGGACAGAAAACACTAGTCATAAGTcgaagacgacgacaacagcaacaacagcaacgacaTTTCTGTGACGGGGATCAAGTTTAACAAACGTCCGGATTTCGAATGTAAACTACAAGTTGCACGACAAGTTCAATCCAGCCTCTTGCGTTCAATCAGCAGTACATAGAGTCGAGATAGGAAAGGCCTTCAAGTTAGGAATGCTTTCTTTGAAGCACAGGTTAATAACATTTCATCCTAGAAGTAAATACGCTTGTAGTTCTAGTCCCTTCGGGAAAAAGCCAGGTGATATTTGCATAGTAGGCATGGTGTGTgcataaatgggtggaaacACCTACCGTTAAATTCAGGGCgacttcaaaagaaaaaaaaaaacaacaactgaaGAAACGACAAAGAGACGCAGAAGAGTGGATAAAATCAGAACGGAAATGACGGTGTTTATATTATAGCTTGTTTGGCTTGAAGGACTTTGACACGGACATTTATGATTTTGAAACGCCTCTCTGCTTTGTGAAAGGATGTCACTTGACTTGAAACGCGGCTGCTTCATGATCTAGATCAAAGAATCGCTCAATAATCGGGCGACCATGAAGACAAACGGACCTTTTCATGTCTTGGTTCAAGCGGAGCAAGTCCATCACTTCGGTTCTGCTCTTGATGGGCGGCTTTTGTCGCGTGAGCCTTAAGGCCTCGGCTTTGAAGTAATCCTGCACTTTCTTGGGCCGACAGAGTTCCAATGACACACGGGGGCACTCTCGAATCTTGGCATTGATTtccatcacatcgtccaagCCCAAGGAATGTACGACTGATGGGATGCTAATCAGCCAGGTCTTTTGAGTCGACCGGCACACCTTGAGCCCCAATCCATTGCCCACAAATCTAGGATCATCTTCACCGAGATTAGAGCAAGCCATGACCTCCAGAGGCTCTTTCAAGAGCACATTAGACTTTAATTGATAATTGGCCATAAGATTGCGAAACAAGTGCACCTCCTCGGCTCGACCATGGTTGAAGACTCCTAGGTGATGGGACTCCTCATTGCCCTTGGACACAGCGACGATCCCAAATCCGTTTCCAGACAACTGTCCAACCAGTTGCGGTTCACTCCATGAGACGAGGCCCGAATCCGATCCTTTCACTGACCAATGCCTCTTGGCCAAAGTCATGGAAAATGGAATAGTGGTGTGTTTTCGGCCAATCCTAAGGACGGTTTTCTTGTCGAGGATGGGTGTGCCATAAGGCGCTACCATTTGCTCGAGGGTGTCATTGCCAGTTGCCGAATTGGAACCCCGAGATGTGCTTGACCCCGACCTCCTGACTGTCAAGATTGGCTTGGAGGACTCGGGTCGGCCCGTTTTTTGTGGCTTTTTACTATGAAGAGCGACGGGGGCCACAAAATCCCCATTACCATCTACAACGGACTGTCCATGACTCCAAGCGTCCAAGGTTTTTTGACGCAGAGTTCCTCCTTCTTTGCTCGTATTCATCATTGAATCTTGGCGTGTCTTCTTCCAGGACCCCGAGATATTTGGAGCGATCGCGTTCTGACTGGCTGATCCTAAAGAAGCTCGTCCGTTTTCTTTCGCACGTCTTTCGCCGCATTCTTGGGCGGGCTGGTTCTCTTTCAGATCCATCAGACATCTCTTTTTTGAACGTGGTGGGCTGAATTTCTTATTGTCCAATACTTTTCGGGTCCGACCCGGGTCATTGGGGTGTACATCGAAATCTTGAGACATCTCGTCAACTTCCGGGTTCTGATCTTCAGGGTCTGCCAAGGGCTCGCGCAAATTCAACGGTCTCGCCTCGATCTGATCAAAAATGGACCGATTGATGGAACTGTCGAGTGAGGAACAGGGCGAGGGGCAGTCGGCTTCCGGCGAGGCTGAATTGATGATATGTCGTTGGAAATGGACTTTTAAGCGAGCTTGGATCGAATCCAGCACGGATTGTTCATCCTGGAGCAGAACCACGTACTTGTTGGGGTCCAAATTCACATCCATTTGACCCGGACCCACACACAGGGCAATGAAACCCACCGGGTACTTATCCACTTGCACCCCTGAGTGATACAATCGGCGGATAAGCTTCAAAATGGGCGGATAATCAACCCATCGCCGGTTTATGGTGAGATAAGTCTGGTCAGGCGTGGCTCGGCTCACAACGGCGGGATCACAATCACCGGACGGCAAGAACCCGGTCCAACTGAAAAGCGGGCCATGGAATTCAATGGAACGCAGCTGATGGCCGAGGGACGGGCCAAACACCTGGTTGACCGCACTCCGCTCATCGCTCTGGGCGGGTTTTTGAAACAAGGCCTTCCGATCATGAAACAAACCTATTCGAACCTGGGGATGGCTCAAGGCCAAAACCCGACATAAGGTCTCGATGCGTTTGAGCTCccttttctttgggccgttcCTGCCAGGGATCCCACGGGTCCCACGGGTCCCACGGGTCCCACGGGTCCCAGGGGAGGATTGGTACAACTTTCGGCGTACGGGCAATCGGTGGAAGAACTCCCGGGCAATGACCGTGGTGCCCGGATTCATGACAAATGGCTGCCGCCATATCTCGCGGGCCTCGGGGTCCAAACCGATGCTCCAACCGTGGGACTGGGACTCAGGGGCGAGACGCGATTTCGAGCGAATCTCAACTTTGGCCAATTGGCAAATGGCATGGAGCGCTTCCCCGCGAAAGCCAAAACCCGACAAGTCGGCCAAATCGGAGAAATCCCGGATCTTGGAGGTGCAATGGGCCTGGGTCATGCGAGCCAGCTCTGAGCTGGCCACTCCGGAGCCATCATCCGACACGGAAATGCTAGCCAAACCATAATCCTCGAGATGGACGTGGATTTGTTGGGCGCCAGCGTCCAACGCGTTTTCCATCAATTCTTTGACGGCCCCACTCGGCCCAGGCAGGATTTGACCCGACACGATCTGAGACACCGTGTCCGGCGCCAAGGCCCACACCGACGAGCCCACATTGGCGGCCATCACCGTCTTTGGCCTCCACTGGCTAGTTCAATACCCCAAAGTAACAAATTGATtgcttgattgattgattattATTAGGTAGACAGGTTTGAAGAGTTGACGGGACCACCTTGATTTGGCCCCCCCCTCCCCAAGTGTTTTCAAAGCGTCAGGCGTTCCACCGGTCCCTAGAAAACCTTTTGTCattctccctccctccctccctccctcaaTTGTGGTACCAACTACCATCTGGGGTTCCTATTGACTGACTGGGAGAGCTGGTGCGTGACGCTACTTACTCACGGAGTAAAATGCGTAAAATGCCAGCCTTCAAGTCATACTTTTCAGCCATCCATGTGAAACAGATCTACCGATACAGGTACTTGTCAGTTCTGGGCCAACGTAGTTCTTGTTTAGGAGTTATGTGCCCGATGAGGTTGGGCTGGTGTCTTTTGACGCCCCCGGAACGACCGGACTCGAGATGCTTAATGAACTAATCGCCCTGTCttgaccatagaaaaccataactagaatgcttaagctcaacaggagctgtaccgcatgagcatgttttcagatcagctgacgctggtagaaaagggacaaagctatttcgtgaaatctcgcttcaaggcaagttgaattattctcaagAAACGTTtattattcctctttaatcttaatttcttttgaatcttacaaatatacaggtagaaagagcgtTAGAATAATAAAAGCATGCTTTTAtgggcataatacacgtaagatgtaaaaaaaagattcgaacattagtagagcaaatcacgtactctattgattgcccttgtttagcaacgcatgtcgaaagtgtaacaaaatgtgtctgaaatgatgaggcattcagaatttcccaacaatgtgcttgaatatgggcgacatgattgcacctttacgtaatcaaggtcATTCCGACACCTCTAGAGGTCAGCCTCAACCCAGGCTTATTCCTTGCCTTTCGGTTAAGTgcttccaccacatggatgaaagtttcaacttgagccccatttaaccccttcaaaatttcgttcttaaaaatgtggttggacgacttactcaaacctgttttatgaagcgtgccagaggagagtaattgcttgacaaggagtcgtattagtGGTTTCTACTGTGAATTTGGAcaagccgtcaacgattcaaatttttacCATAGTTGCCCTAAGTAGCTTGaatacgaatgaaacattttgcccaccagcgacagctgagacgaaaacaagcaATCGAAGAGCCTTTGATCGATCTAAATATGAGGTTATCTAtggcatggagtacgtcaaTGGTCATGACCAACGCATGCACACTGGCAAGGGTCCACCTCCAGCTGCCAGGTCGGTGACGTCACTCGCTATAATACGGCAGGGGTCAACGGGAGAGTATAGGCTGTGAAATGAGCGGATTTATGCCGTACATTTAGCAATATATCTCGGAATAAACATGAGGACACCAAGTAAAGAAAAGCATCCATAAGgtggaaaaatgtccaaaaatgcaatatttgcaaaaaatgagtACAAAAACCAGACTTGTAAGATTTAAAGTGCCACATAAATATAGGTTTCAGATGAGACTAGTTGGCATGATTGGATATGTAGATTGtcgtttttgtcaaaatgagtTGCTTAATGCTTAATAGTCCTATATATCAGTCAAAAAGGCTATAAGAAGTTAAACAATGTCATAAATACATCAAAGGACTGTTTATATATTGTTCAGTTATCTAACTTGCTGAATTTAACACCAATACATAATCAAACCATAGGTTCATGAAgatttgattatttatttattttatttcattatttaatATCATTATTTACATTCATACAATTTTAATCTAGTTTTATGACAAACAATTTGGTTCATATGTACATCTAAagatggtcttttttttcaacttgtaATCAGTCAATGTAATATCCTAATGCCCTCCTCTATGTTTTATAGATTAACCAAGTATATGACATACAaacactttaaaaaaaacaccaactCATGAACACTTAGTCTTATTTATTTAACTAACTTAAGACTATCACTTCTATTTGTATTGTTTGATCTAGTTCTATAAAAAGTGTTGTTTATAAATTCCTCTGGATGTTCTTTTTCTAAACTATAATCAATTGGTATTATTTTCTAATGACCTCCTTACTGGATGACGAATCAAACAACTACCATAACTAATACAACACTTTTAGAAActatgaaaatggaacaaatgtaACATTCATCATTACAAATCTTTACAGACAAAAGCAATAATTTATATAATTTAAGGGCATCTGCGAAAAAGAACCAATATGGTTTTCTTGCTTATTATAAATAGCAGTAGTTACTAACAAAATGAATAGGATTTAATAAGATGTCTCAAATggttaaatttgaaattttatggAAAATGATAGTGTTTactttcttgaaaaagagtaATGGAGTTTTTCTATGCGTTCAGCTCATCAGGTTTTGAAGTAGCTCTTGAGAGTTATGATGATTATTCCCTCCTGAAAGctttccaaaatgaaagtaGAGATgtaaataatatatataaaataCCGTGAATATTGTTTCATGTTATATCCAGAGCATTTTTGTGCGAAATAAGAgagaaataatgtttttttaagtttgacCTTAGTATCATTTTTAAGGAAAAACTTCAGCTTTCAATTTAGCGTTGAATATTATGGTAGGACTTTTGATACAAATTTTCCATGCTCTAGTAATTAATCGAAACACATCTTATTACATGTATTCTTAGCATCCAAAGCTTTAACAACTGCTCATTTAGATGAATCAATCTAAGATTACATCttcctttttctcaaatttgactcATGCCAGGAATGCTTTCCACCTAACATGTTCAGTGGTAGTAGCGTTTTTCAATTGCATGTAAGTTCAATCAAACGAAAAAACATAATGTGCCACGTTTTCATGCTTGAATTTCAAAGGCCTTTACGTTCAAAATTGTGCTAAAACCAGAAACATTTTTTATCTAAAGATGTTATCTTTGTCCTTTTGATATCGAAATTGCTTGTTACAAGTTATGGTGTTAAAAATAGCCTTATCAATACTGTGGATACCCCTCTCAAAGCCTACTAATCTACCCTTTGTTTGGTGCAGCCTTTTGCATCCctatcatttaaaaaaatgagaaataatGAGTATGGTTGCCTCAAGGGTGTTAGGCAAAATTGTACTCCTACCCAGCCATGGGACAACCATGCCCAATTGGGGTTCTTATTTGAACAATCCCGATTGAGAGCGATGTGTTCCCTCTGTGCTCTTCCCCTCTTCTATGAGCCATGACGTCACCCTTCGCCTCCCTCtgtttgtttactttctgaGGTGCTTATTCCTATATCTTTCAGAACCTGAAACAAAACACAGTGACTCTGCGTCAGCTGACATCCAGATATGACGGCAGTGATGCCATTTGGGCTGTTTATCTACGTCTGGCCGTAGTTTGAGAGATAACTAGACCTAGACAACGGATTTTGAACATTACCTAGCATTAACATTGTATGAAAGACTCTATTATGGTTGCACCAAACCTAACCACCTGTGTCAGTCCAACCTTTCGGTTGCCAGGACCTGAGGGCGCCTGGGCAGCGGCGCAACCCGGCGGCAGCTGGGTGGCCAGGGCCTGGGGCGGTTAGGCAGCGGTCGCAGCGCAAGCCgcaattgccaaaatggcaacactgtcGTCATTTCTTGACTTCAGCTGTCGCAAAATATCTGTGTCTTGTCATTCGGTTGTCAGTGATCACTGAGCAGTCACTCAAAAGACTAACTCAATTGCCCCCCCCAGAATGATCTGCTTGATCCGAAGATGGGGCCGACGTGGGGCCGGCCCAGGCCGCACACTCCGGCTAACGGGCGCCATTTCAGTCGGACAGGCCTAAGCAGTGGGCTGATCCCTTGGAGCTGACCTGGTATCGCCCATCGGCTGGCCCGCGGCTCTGGGCCTGAGAGCGAGCATGGCCCAGCGCACACCCACCCGTATACCGGCCCACCAGGCCGGCCAGCCACGCCCCCATCGCTCTCACACGCCAGACGGTCTGACCCAGACTGCTACCACCACCAATACGAATAATAACACTCTCCAAGATCTGAGCGGCAAGTCCGTCCCAGGCCCCAGACCATCTTGCCCATCAGCCCCGTGGCCTTCGCCGCACCATCCGACCCATCCAGCCCATCCGGGCCATGCGGCTCATCCGGGCCAGCCCCCACCTCGAGAGGCGGCCCGTGTTACCGTGGAGACCCCTGCCGTCCGCCACTCGACCGGGCGTGAGTGCCTAGGCTCTGACGGGCATGCCCATGCCACCCGTGCAGCGTCCGTcggggccgattgggccggCTCAGGCCTGGAATCGCCCCGGCTGCACGTGAATGCGGAGACGGGTCATTGGGAGGTGTCCATCGGACACATGCGTTATGGCGTTATTCCCGGTAGGTCCCGGTAGGTCCCGGTAGGTCCCGGTAGGTGACCCCATGATTATCAGCCCTCTATCTACACCCATTTCCCAACCCCATGGGCCTTGGGTCAATCTTGAACCTAGTGGGCGTCCAAGATAATAATGAAGCATGGGACACGCACTTTCATGGAGCCCACCCATCGGTAAAGAACCCCACTCTCTTTCCTCTTTAGGCTCCGCCGCTGAACGGGACCTGCTGCGAGGCCAGTCCAACTTGGCCACCCCCGTCGCCCCGCCTCTCACCAAGACCGCTGAGCCCGAATCGCCGCCCCTCAGGAGTCCCACGCCAAATAACGTGGCCTCGGCCCACCCGGGGCTCGACCAGTGCGGACCCGTCTCGGGGTCTGGGTCCCTGGCCAACCGGATTATCGAGCAGCGTCTGGGCTTGCATTCCCATTTTGGCGGGCGGGTGCGTATGTCCGCGTCTGGGCCACCCTTGGCCGGCGGAACTTCGGATGGTTTCGAGTCCTCCGTCATTCACACGCTGGCGCGCGAAATGGGTGTGTTCAAGAAGCCGCACGTACCCGCCCGATTTCAAGCCAGTCCCGAGGAACTCCGACGGATTGTGCAGAATATCGAGGCCGTGTTTGAAGACGGAAGCGCCCCCCCGTCCCCACCCTCGACCACTCATCGCCCGCCCAAGCGGAGTTTGAGTCCAGTGTGGGTCCCCGTTGTGGCTCAAAAGCGCCCAGCCACCTTCCAAGACTCGTCCACGGAGACGCTGTCTTGGGACGAGGATGTTCGAGGCTTTCATTGCCGATTGTGTCCCTCTTTCAGTCCGGATCAGCGGGCCTTCTACTTCCATTTAAAAACCCACTACGAAGATCAGTCCGATGTCGACGAGCCGGCCGAGGAGCCGCCCGAAGAGCCCGATCGGTCTCAGCCACAACGGGAAGAGGGGCTGAATGCTTCCGTGGCCCACATCCCCCGGACATTGACATCGAAGCAGTCCCCCAAAGACACCGCCGAGAGCGCCACTAAACACAGTAAGTGCAGGTGTATCACTTTATGGCAACGAAACTTGAACTGATTTCTTCCGGATTGGAGTGGCTGGAAAATCGACACAAACCATTCCAAAACCGAAACATATGGAGTGGTTGtttttttatacttttttaagttcaaagatTCGTCAAATGGATTACTGTTCGTAACCATTTGCTTTCGTCCAAGGCCCAGGTCAAAGCGCTTGAATACTAAAGGCATTACCCAGCCAAGTGTGTTCGTATATTTCCACGTTTCAGGTCCCGAGGAGTC from Tigriopus californicus strain San Diego chromosome 3, Tcal_SD_v2.1, whole genome shotgun sequence encodes:
- the LOC131877868 gene encoding PMS1 protein homolog 1-like, with product MAANVGSSVWALAPDTVSQIVSGQILPGPSGAVKELMENALDAGAQQIHVHLEDYGLASISVSDDGSGVASSELARMTQAHCTSKIRDFSDLADLSGFGFRGEALHAICQLAKVEIRSKSRLAPESQSHGWSIGLDPEAREIWRQPFVMNPGTTVIAREFFHRLPVRRKLYQSSPGTRGTRGTRGTRGIPGRNGPKKRELKRIETLCRVLALSHPQVRIGLFHDRKALFQKPAQSDERSAVNQVFGPSLGHQLRSIEFHGPLFSWTGFLPSGDCDPAVVSRATPDQTYLTINRRWVDYPPILKLIRRLYHSGVQVDKYPVGFIALCVGPGQMDVNLDPNKYVVLLQDEQSVLDSIQARLKVHFQRHIINSASPEADCPSPCSSLDSSINRSIFDQIEARPLNLREPLADPEDQNPEVDEMSQDFDVHPNDPGRTRKVLDNKKFSPPRSKKRCLMDLKENQPAQECGERRAKENGRASLGSASQNAIAPNISGSWKKTRQDSMMNTSKEGGTLRQKTLDAWSHGQSVVDGNGDFVAPVALHSKKPQKTGRPESSKPILTVRRSGSSTSRGSNSATGNDTLEQMVAPYGTPILDKKTVLRIGRKHTTIPFSMTLAKRHWSVKGSDSGLVSWSEPQLVGQLSGNGFGIVAVSKGNEESHHLGVFNHGRAEEVHLFRNLMANYQLKSNVLLKEPLEVMACSNLGEDDPRFVGNGLGLKVCRSTQKTWLISIPSVVHSLGLDDVMEINAKIRECPRVSLELCRPKKVQDYFKAEALRLTRQKPPIKSRTEVMDLLRLNQDMKRSVCLHGRPIIERFFDLDHEAAAFQVK
- the LOC131877962 gene encoding zinc finger protein 397-like, encoding MAQRTPTRIPAHQAGQPRPHRSHTPDGLTQTATTTNTNNNTLQDLSGKSVPGPRPSCPSAPWPSPHHPTHPAHPGHAAHPGQPPPREAARVTVETPAVRHSTGRECLGSDGHAHATRAASVGADWAGSGLESPRLHVNAETGHWEVSIGHMRYGVIPGSAAERDLLRGQSNLATPVAPPLTKTAEPESPPLRSPTPNNVASAHPGLDQCGPVSGSGSLANRIIEQRLGLHSHFGGRVRMSASGPPLAGGTSDGFESSVIHTLAREMGVFKKPHVPARFQASPEELRRIVQNIEAVFEDGSAPPSPPSTTHRPPKRSLSPVWVPVVAQKRPATFQDSSTETLSWDEDVRGFHCRLCPSFSPDQRAFYFHLKTHYEDQSDVDEPAEEPPEEPDRSQPQREEGLNASVAHIPRTLTSKQSPKDTAESATKHSPEESLFDCRECQKDFRTKGALRVHARIHKDERPYPCDRCAKSFRQISDLNYHRQSLHSRHKSFACDFCHKTFSRKYSLTLHRRIHTKECHHICDVCQKAFRAAIYLTVHKRSHTDERPYECEVCSKAFRTRADMTRHLSKVHHSINKASSQSRRSTLIAT